From Capra hircus breed San Clemente chromosome 1, ASM170441v1, whole genome shotgun sequence, the proteins below share one genomic window:
- the HSPA13 gene encoding heat shock 70 kDa protein 13 — protein MAGEMTILGSAVLTLLLAGYLAQQYLPLPTPKVIGIDLGTTYCSVGVFFPGTGKVKVIPDENGHISIPSMVSFTDDDVYVGYESLELADSNPQNTIYDAKRFIGKVFTPEELEAEIGRYPFKVLNKNGMVEFSVTSNETITVSPEYVGSRLLLKLKEMAEEYLGMPVANAVISVPAEFDLKQRNSTIQAANLAGLKILRVINEPTAAAMAYGLHKAEVFHVLVIDLGGGTLDVSLLNKQGGMFLTRAMSGNNKLGGQDFNQRLLQYLYKQIYQTYGFLPSRKEEIHRLRQAVEMVKLNLTLHETAQMSVLLTVEENDRKGPPTSDSGLPKDKFSPANDPHVDSMFGANLSEKKNGEGQVLFETEISRKLFDTLNEDLFQKILVPIQQVLKEGHLEKTEIDEVVLVGGSTRIPRIRQVIQEFFGKDPNTSVDPDLAVVTGVAIQAGIDGGSWPLQVSALEIPNKHLQKTNFN, from the exons ATGGCCGGAGAGATGACGATCTTAG GATCAGCTGTTTTGACTCTCCTGTTGGCTGGCTATTTGGCACAACAATATTTACCATTGCCTACTCCTAAAGTGATTGGAATTGACCTTGGCACTACCTATTGTTCAGTTGGGGTATTTTTTCCTGGCACAGGAAAAGTAAAGGTCATTCCAGATGAAAATGGTCATATCAGCATACCCAGCATGGTATCCTTCACTGATGATGATGTTTATGTGGGGTATGAAAGCTTAGAGCTTGCAGATTCGAATCCTCAGAACACAATATATGATGCTAAAAGATTCATAGGCAAAGTTTTTACCCCGGAAGAACTGGAGGCTGAAATTGGGAGATACCCATTTAAG GTTTTAAACAAAAATGGAATGGTTGAATTTTCTGTGACAAGTAATGAAACCATCACCGTTTCCCCAGAATATGTTGGCTCTAGACTgttgttaaaattaaaagaaatggcaGAGGAGTATCTTGGAATGCCAGTTGCCAATGCTGTTATTTCCGTACCAGCAGAATTTGATCTAAAGCAGAGAAATTCAACAATTCAAGCTGCTAACCTTGCAG GACTGAAGATCTTAAGAGTAATAAATGAACCCACAGCAGCAGCTATGGCCTATGGTCTCCACAAAGCTGAAGTCTTTCACGTCTTGGTGATAGATTTGGGCGGAGGAACTCTCGATGTGTCATTGCTGAATAAACAAGGAGGAATGTTTTTAACTCGAGCCATGTCTG gaAACAATAAACTTGGAGGACAAGACTTCAATCAAAGATTGCTTCAGTACTTATACAAACAGATCTATCAAACGTATGGCTTCCTGCCCTCTAGGAAAGAGGAAATCCACCGATTAAGACAAGCTGTAGAAATGGTCAAGTTAAACCTGACACTTCATGAGACTGCCCAGATGTCAGTATTACTAACAGTGGAGGAAAATGACAGAAAGGGACCTCCGACTAGTGACAGTGGACTGCCAAAGGACAAATTTTCCCCAGCAAATGACCCCCATGTGGACAGCATGTTTGGAGCTAacctttctgaaaagaaaaatggagagggTCAGGTTTTATTTGAAACAGAAATATCACGAAAGCTCTTTGACACCCTTAATGAAGATCTTTTCCAGAAAATACTCGTACCCATTCAGCAAGTGTTGAAAGAAGGCCACCTGGAAAAGACTGAGATTGATGAGGTGGTCTTGGTTGGGGGTTCAACTCGTATTCCTCGAATCCGCCAAGTCATCCAAGAGTTCTTCGGAAAGGACCCCAACACGTCTGTAGACCCTGACCTGGCTGTGGTGACAGGAGTGGCTATCCAGGCAGGGATTGATGGAGGCTCTTGGCCTCTCCAAGTCAGTGCTTTAGAAATTCCCAATAAGCATTTACAGAAGACCAACTTCAACTGA